The Pithys albifrons albifrons isolate INPA30051 chromosome 6, PitAlb_v1, whole genome shotgun sequence region TTACAGACTATTTCCAGAATGGATTATAAACTAGTACTATAAGAACTATATTTACCTGCTTAGATTGTGGACCTTTCTGACCTACTTTTGCTTtctcattaaaatgtttttctttatttcagctgAAGTAGTATGTATATTCCAcaagcatttatttaaaatataaaaattaaatactagTGTAGAGAGACTAATGCTTTACCTCTTCctctcttctcatttttttttattattgtggTGGGTCATATTTAGccttaaaagattttaaaaatactgaaacaaaacacaagagaaCAATTTCAAGACCAAACCCATGTaattaattaacatttttaagaTACTAGAATAAACCATGCTTACAAAGAGTAATTATTCAAATGTggataaataaaatttaatgtatatatttatgGGATAGTTAAATGCTTAAAATGATCTGCCACACTGGTGGAATTGCTTCAAAGATTTTCTGGGAAAGGAGATGTATATAAttatttgcttctttgtttATATCAATGCTTCTCTCAAATGCACAATGGAAACCAGAGTGTGTATGTGACAGCCTTCACATGTACCAGTAAAACAGTCTATATTCTTAAGTCACAATAAACTCACCATATGAATAATAACTTGAGTAGTGTGAGTTACTGACATTTCTGATTCTGAAAATCCCAGCCCAAATTTGCATCAGGTTTCATTATAGTAGTTTTTTAATCctgtcttttccttctccatgttCTGCTTAGTACAGGGAAAGCAGACACAGCAAAACATTTAGAGACTGGGTTGTAAATGAAGTGTATTTGGTTTTCTAACCGTCTGTAGGTTGAGGTGTTCTTCATTTCTATATGGAATGCTAAAGTGTTGGAGgaacctcaaagatcatctagttccagtcCCATTGGCAGGGAACCTCCCACTAGAccttatccaacctggccttgaacactgccagggttggggcatccacaacctcttCGGGCAACTTGTTACAGTATCTCatcactctcacagtaaagaattttttcctaatatctaatctaaatgtCCCCCATTTCAGTTTGTACCCATTACACCTTTCTCTATCACTACAGTTCATGACAGAGTCCCTCTCTGGCTTCTCTCTGGGCTCCCTTCAGGGTTGCTTTGAGGTCTCCatgcaaccttctcttctccagaccgAACAACCCCAACGTTCTCAGTCTATCTTTATAGGGTAGGTTCTCCAGTCCTTTAGCaactttgtggccctcctcaGGACTTGCTCCAATATTTCCACACCCTCCTTATGCTGGGGGCACAAAAACTCTACGTgaactccaggtggggtctcacaagagtgGAGTAAAGGGGAAGAATCACCTTCCTTGACCTGCAGGCCTCActccttttgatgcagcccaagGTTCATTCGGCTTTCTGGGCtttgagcacacacagccagctTTGAACCATTTCCACAAGATCTATCATTGGataccagggagaagggatcagcaccttcctctcttcttccccttcttggaaagctgcagagagcagaggtCTGTCAATGATGACCCTGGAGCTATCTTCTAGGGACTGGTGAGATAATTCTGACTGTCACGAAATTAAGAGTGCCTTGGTACAGCATAAATGgtagatgaaatattttcagtatctGGGCAAAACCAACACAGGTATCTGGAACaactgggaaaggaaaatccTGGGTAATGgcaggaaaaaatgaaaccagGTAATACTGAAGCTTTTGGCACATGCTGCTGTCTAACATGTGAAGCCAAATGACTCCTGTCAGTGCTCATAACCTGTGGAGCCATAACCTGTGCTGTCATCTCCATTGCTGTCAGCAGTGCTGTAGCCACAAGGCACTGCACAAAACCAAGGGCTCTCAGAAAGGAGCCTGCTGGGAGAgcagtgcagctgctccaggtgaAAGCCACTAAGGTAAACCAGGGCCGGTTCATTCACATTGTACTCCCTCATAACACAGGTACATGAGATGAACTGATCAGAGAAGAGCATCCTTGCTCAAGATCCAAACCAGCAACTCTTTGTAGATGTAACTAAACCAATACTGGCAAAAATCTGAACAGCCTGCAATGAAACTGGAAAATCATAGAACATCCCGAGtcagaagggacccacaaggtccaactcctggctctaCACAGGACATCCTCAAGAATCATGCCACATGTCCAAGAGTGTTGTCCAGATACATtgtgaactctgtcaggcttgataCTCTGACAACTTCCATGagaaatctgttccagtgcccaatctCCCTTTgggtgaagaacatttttctagTATCCAATCCATGCAAGGATAATAAATATATGCTAATGAATACCACTGGAGGAGGCCCCAGCTGACATTTGGTACAATCCTTAGATTGAAGAAGTCACAATCTAGAGAAagagacaaataaataaatagataatgACTATTATAACTTTGTTTcataaatggaaaagaaacaaactgagACTCAAAACCTGGTTATGATTTACAGGATCCTCTACCTTTTTAATAGAGAACAAGTAAATAAGAATCAAGCTATGAAGAGACCTAAAAGTCTCACAGGAAACCAGTGAAATAAACTCAAGTTTCCCCTAGATCTATTGCATTGTCTTTATTGTAAATCCACCCTTCACATGTAGAGGAAAACCAGTAGtttcagcagagaaaataaaagagcacTCTCATAAGCATCAATTTCCCCCATAAGCTGAACCTTATGCCCATATGAAGCCTGTGGGGGTTAACACAATTCTGCCAGCTTGTCCAGAAACTCTGTCTCACTGAACAACCAATCCAGTGCTGTCAAATTTGAGATCACTACTAGAGAAGAAGGAAGTTTTCTTCTTATGCTGCAGTATCTATCCCCTCCGAAACAGCAAAAACACAGCTTCGAGTGCCATCTAGAGGAGTGCACTCCgttacagaaaaatgttttgttggTTAAAGATGCAACTTCCCACAAAGACTTTCTAGCTGACTCTGGTAAGGAAATAGGGGATGAGAACACTAAAAGCACCTGCGTATTCCTCAATATTTTTGAATGTATGTGAATATTCACAGAATTTCAGTGATACCTGTAAATGTAACTACAtgtcttaaaaaaatctgccttAGTAACAAGATGTATTGATTTGTAAGGATGGGTAAAATAATCCAAGGAATCTAGGAAGCATCTGGAAGAGATAGCTATGGAGTAgtctgaaaatcaaaaaatgaaaaattggtTGGGATCATTTCTGAATATGTGTGTATTCACAGAAGTATAAATCAGTCCACATACAGAGGATCACAACAGGTCCCTTTGTCATtctcagcacagagcagggattcaaacccacaaaaaacactTCCTCTGGGGATAAGGTGGGGAGATTGCACTGTGATGGGGAAGTCTGTACTCCCCCCActcagggctgtgtctgtggcAAGGGAGGGGCCTTAGAGCCAAAATGCAACTGAATAAGCCCTGTCAGGACAAGAGTGAAACCATGCACTGCCACACACCTTTTGGGGCTGGAGACACTAGCTGTGCTTTCACAGCTCAGAGATGGAGTGTCAGGACATGGTTTTCCCCAGTCCTTCTATGGGGTCTCTCCCCTCTGCTATGCATCAGTCTCCAAATGAAAAGTTCACTTTGAGACTCCACTTCCAGTGTCAGGCAGAGGTtcacagccctgccaaggcTCATGGAGCCCCAGCCAGGTGTCACTCACACCACTCCACAACTGGAGCACATGCCCTGCCTTCTCACTTCAGAGAGTCCCCCAGGGCAGAACCGCCACGCAGTGGTGGATGTGGATACAAGGCAGCGGATAGCTCAGGGTTATGGTCCCTGTGTGACTGCAGAAGAAAAGGCAGCCCAGAGACACAACACCGATAGGACCAGCACCAGGGCAGACCAAAAGGAGTGAGGAGGCTCTGCAACCATTGCTTGAAGTGTAGGGGGGATGCCTCTGCCACAACAGCATCCACACAGCAGCTTTGCCCTGCCACCCCACATCCTGTTTGCTGCACAAGACCAACACACAGACATCCAAACATCCCCAGACACTCAGGACTCCAGGGCAGCTGAGCTGGAAGCTGGCCCCAAGATATAAACCCCAGGCATTTATCTCTAGTGAGTAGCCTCAACACTTAAAAATGGGTATTTCCCTAATTCCCCAATCCCTAAATGCTTTTAAGAATCTGCCCTCACTGTTGTGGGTGATCATATACATGGCTCAAATCTTAAAGTGGCCaggaatttattaaaaatatgcttaaaCACATGTAAGCAAACACTGTTAATGGACCATTTAGGttgaaatatataattttctaaGTTAAAATAGCACAGCATTAGCAATCTGTGTCTCTGATGTATGAAGATCTTCCATGTTTATGTTAATATCAGACAGCTTGTCATACAACACTATGCATTTCATTAACTCTGGGATAAGGTAATCATACAAAAAAATTGAACATCACACACTGACTAATGGTTTTGTAGGCAGAGTCTGTAGGACCTAACTAACTATCAGAAATTCTCATGTCATCAATGTGGACACCCTGAGGAAGTGATTTCTGtgacaaagacaaaaataacatTCCTTGATTTGCATGGGAACaaaattcaaatatattttttttgtctattttaaaagtacatttcAATTCACTTCAGAGTCTGCCACTCCAGTTACAGTCTTTCTGTCCCTGTACATCTTCCAGCTTCACTGCGTATTTGGAATTCCAGTCTCGCTCAAAAAGGTTTTTCAACTGTTCCTGGACAGGCAGTTGACTCTTTTGCAGGTTGGTGGAATTTTGTTTGATAATTAGTCCCACGCCAGCTGTATTAATGAAGTAATCTTCTGACCAATTGGAAGTCCCTATGCAATGGAAAAGTAGCTGATTAGAAAACATTCATTTCCCAGTGTACTGTTTGATCTCCAGGCTTTGTTGATTTGCTGTATGACTGCAAATCTCATTAGGACCGATGAGGCAGCAAAAATCAGGTCACCTCGTTCTTATGCTAGACCTCAGGTTTCAGAAACTCTGTATTAACTGCAGCCCTGAAGGTTCATAATCTTCTGATTCCTTACGACCTGTGACAGAATGCACCAATCTACTCATTATAAATATGGGAATAGACTGTAACACTTGAGTATTAAGAGGGGTAAAAGCCAGTGTTTGACGTGGGTTTCTGTGTGTAAAGAAAAGTCCTTAATGGACTTAATTCTCTTTAtgtgttaaaagaaaacaaaaggagaaactAGACCTTTGATCAATAAACTTTCAGAAGTTGTTCTGAACTCAGCATGCAATGACTGCTTCTAAACCAGGCATAGCTGAGGATCCATCTGCAGACATTGTCTAGTCTCTCTCCAAAGCTATCTCAATTCAGAAAATcaaatactgtgaaaaaaacatacattttatCACTTAGCACTTCCTCTCATGATTGCCTTAGTGGAAAAATCTACTGACAATTCCAGAAGGTGCTTAGGCATGAAAACAAGTTATCTGTGTATCTGCCTTCAAAAGCCAACTCAGTATGAAACAAGCTATTAAAGCATTAAAGGCAAATAGAGCTGCAAACCCTCAGCCAGTTGGAAGATAGGAGTGTGCATTGATTGGAGGATGAGGTGACTGAAATGACAGAGCCCTctcaaattctctttttttgagAGTTCCTAATAAAGGGTGAAACGTAAACACCATCCTGACTTTCAGGAACTGAGCAGCAAATGACATTactgttttctcatttcctttcctaGACTTCTGTTCAACAAATAGTGCGTGGAATTAATTCCTCCCAGTAATTTCTTGTTATTAAAGCACAACAATGTTATATACTAGAGCACCAGATATCACTGCATCGTTTTGAGCACACAGGCTGCGAAATTCCCACTGTGCTTGTCACAGGCTGTGCACTCAGCCTTGTCATGCTCTGTTTCTAATGGTTCACAATCATATGAAATAATCTCTTATGGAACTTGACCTACATTATTGTCTTCCCTTCACATCTGTACTTTACCCAGGACAGACTGCTTTATATGTGAAAATGAGGGGTTTTGATATTGCAGCCCATTCtatctgttgtagtttgggattattatgtaaattctctcccctgccacttaactgcccaggccgGCAGTTAacaaaagtagttaactgttgatcacttgggcgggggcaggtttgtctcttttgtggtttttttggatattctgtccagtcttggctcggcggaatgcgggagtgggggctccgaggaggcagactgccctgctggttactgctggggctttcctggctgtttcGCTGCCGCTGTGCCCGGACTGCTTTGtggccacgcggctgctgctgcctgcccctgaccGGTTCTGGCagcgttgctgctgctgcctgccctggaatTGCTCCTGGTTGCtcgtgcttttctgcttcttggacggcgaacacagggggaagagacggaGTCCATCTGAAAGTTCACTGCttgtctgtctcgctggaaagggactgaaactcactctgcagccagccgggctgtgacattgacacttaagtacaacttttcctcccggaggaaaacctactgggttttgttgttgtttgttttttttttctttctcttgtggtgttggggaagtgggttgcactagtctgtttacatatatatatatatatatatatatatatatatatatatatatcagttatccttcttgtattaaaattccttttcttaaatttgataaagagtggtgtgattatggtggaggaggcccctcccccgcttgtgggtaaacattttggttttttcccctcaaaccaagacactatCTCAGTCTCAATCCAATAGATCTGGAAATACTGTAAGTATTTGGAATAATGGAATACATACCAATGTAGGCTACTTTATCAGTGACCATATATTTGTTGTGATTGACTCTCCCATGGGGAATGTTTGTGTGATTCAGAACTGGAACAATGAAGAGTttctggagagagaaaaattaagaatataAACAGAAATACTAGACTTCATGATTGGACAATATGCATTTTCTATAGTTTCAAAGAATAGAATTGTATGGGGAGAACAAAACATTCCACACTCTATGATTAAATACACAATAAAAGAGATTTTACTCTTACCCAAGAAAACTAACAAATAGTACTTCTACTATACATAAAAATGGATAAGCAATTGAGATCAGATACAGATAATGTTTGCCTCACAATGTTCCATTAGTGGCACAGCTATTATCATTACAGGGCAGACAATTAAATGCAGTTTTAGACAGCTGTTTAATAGACCTGCATTTACCACTGATTGCTGCTCTTATTTTGTGCTAAAATGGGCTGATCACAGACATGAGGGGTACTGCAAGAAACAATAATGCCCAACTTTTTGTGTTAACTCCTacaaaaatctacattttatgtatttataaatagatatataaaatacatatatatatatatatataaaatttttacTAAAACCTATTTCATCTTCTGTGACATCTCTCTGTTGTGGTAACTGCATCATATTTGAGGCATCCACACCATTCCCATTCTACTTGATGCATTCCAGCCTAGAGCCTATGGCCTGTGTGTAACAGTGTTCAAAAATAGGTCTACTTGAACAGATATAGCAGATCTCTCAACTGTAAAAAAATGATACTAATTAATTACTCCATGCAGGAAAAGGAGCACTCTGAAAGGAGCACTAAGTTAACATATAAACTGTCACGGTGCTCAGTGGAAGCAACTGCCTGGATAATGTCTCAAGTATCATATCCAGGCTGATATCCTGATATCACTAGTGCCTTGCAGTGGCTGCTTCCTCCAAGATTATATCGTGAGCCTTATTTTCACAAGGATGTGAAACAGTCATGGCAAAAACAGACAACCTGCTTCTCTAAAAGCTAATCCTTGCACACACAAACAGGAGCTTAGTCTTAAAAATCAGTGTGGGGCCATATCCTCAAACTGTCTTTCCAAAGTCAGGTTTCTTATCATACCACGTCAACACTGATGTGGACATGTGGGTTGTTGAGAGCACGCAGGGACCTCAGGTAGTTGAGCATGGCTGGGTCAGAGTACGTCCAGCAGCTGGCCAGGAGTCGGACTTGCACTCCGTGGTTGAAAGCTGCACGTCTCAGAGCATTGTCAATGGCTGGCCAGTATCTGCAGAAAAAGAGATGTGTGGACAAAGGGACATTTTTTAAACAGTTCAGTAGAAAGCTGTGACAATAAACTGAGACTACAAGCAATGCTGTGCACAGATGGGATCTCTGATATCTAGTAAGTGGAGCACTTGTGCCTTCCCTGGAGGTGCAAACAAGATTTCTGCCTTCTATCAAGTCGAAGTCCATTCTTTCCACAGTGTGTTTTGAGACTTCCAAACTAAGCTGAAGTTGATCAAAAACTTTAAAGCTTAGTAATTGCAGGTaaacagatacacacacagcaTGGTGCCATCATGGCCGTTTCCTTAGGAAActaaaaataacaacagcaacTCCAATGTAAAGCCTGACCATATGGCAGAGAGTAAAAAGGACAGTGTAGAGCCCAGAGGAAAGTCTAAAAACTGTTTTGCAGAATATGGCCTTTTCAGGGTCTGAGAGACTGTTTCCAATGTCCACAGTGGTCCTATGCCATCAGCCAGCATGGGCAGGTTCTATCCCTCTCTacccctccttttcttcctcagcaAGCTGTGTGCCCCCAAGGTAACAGACACAGCTGTGCTCTCCTGAACATGGGAAAAGCCACTTTTCTGATACTTGTGTTGGCAGTAGCTTAGGGGAAAATTTCCTTCACCCAGCTACATAATATTAAGAGCTGGACAGTGTGCATCCCAGGGCTAGTAACTCCAAACACCCAAGCAGCATTTTCATTCTGTAGATCCTAACAAGTGCTGCAAAGAGGAAGACAAGCACCTTTAGTACAGATTGGAGGGCTGATACAGAGAGAGGTCCAGCACTCACTCACAGTCCCAAGAGCAATGATGAATTAATTTGCCTTAATCCTTTTGGTCTCATGTACAAAGGCCTGAATTCTCTAATCCTCCTTGCGCATCATCCTATTGTGATAAATGGTCTGGCCATGTGCTCTCAGGCTCAGGCTGACTTACAGACCCTGAAAGACTTGGGAAAACATGCTATTTGAAATGCTATTTTTgaacagttttaattttttaaatatatcagTTTCTAATTGATTAACACTCAGGCATTAGACAGCAGCTTTGTTCCCTCTGTCTCAGCTGCTGGAGGAACCTAACCTGAACTAATCAGCCTCAATTCATGGCACTATAGCTGGTTGCTGTGGAGATAGCCCGAGGCTCTGTACCACTTTCCCTGGGCCTTTCGAAGTCTTGTTTGCGTCTGATCAACCCTAGATGTCACAAACAGTGGATTAAGCCTTCAGATGAAGAATAAGGAGTATTAACACATTCAATCCTAAAGAGGAAAGAGACTTTTTGTGAACCTATTCTTGGCTAAAATCTGCAGATGAGAAACCCAGAGACTCAACTGTATGACATGGAAACTGAAAGTGCTCTAAGGTGTTTGGCTTATTAAGAATATCCTCAAAGTGGAAGCTACTCTTAGGATTTTGTTTCAAGGCCTATGGAATTATCTGTGTCTATTATCCTAAAATCTCCCCTCTAACACACACGTGCCCCAGCTGAACAGCAAAGTCTTTACACAGTCATGACACAGGGCATAATGCATAGTATCATTCTGGCTTAATGGCAACCTAGACCTCACCCTATTCTTTGCAAGTCATGTTGTACATAATTATATCTCACGAACTTCTTTCTCAGAGTATTGAGATTGTTGGAAAACTCAGAAATGTTATAAGCAGATAATTCAGAGTACTTGGTTGCATGTAAACATCCTAATTCAAGCATATCTAAGAGGATTTGGAGTCTTAGTGCTGCCCTATGACTAATTTTCTGTGTTACTGAGATTTGAGTTGATGTGCAGAGTCTGCATAACTCTGCTGTGACCTTGGGCAGCCCACTTGGACCAGGGCAGTGGTTCACCACACACAGGCTCAAGGCCAGATtaacaacctgatctagtgaaaggtgtttCTGCCCATAGCAGTGGGAGtgggaactagatgatctttaatccaaactgttctatgactCTATGCTTACTCCAGACTACCACTACCGCCTTCTCTCTGAGAGCTGCTGCTATACACATCCATCACACTTCAGAAACCTGGATTTCCGTAGATGGaattattgaagaaaaaaaaaaggacagaattttcttttagaGACTGTTTCAGCTCTCATTGCAGAGGTCAGTAAGGACAGTTAGGAACCGTCCTCTGAACTATGGGTCAAGTACCTCaaacaggcagcagagctggaagtcAAGACTCTTCAGAAGtaaaggacagaaagaaagcaaaacagagcagaaaaggaGAGCAAAGCAATATTTCCTCTGAAAAGTCTGATGTCAGATAGATTTCCCATgttccctttcctctctctaTTCATAAAGTTGCTCTGTTGAACTTTGAAGGAAGCTGTACCTGACTGTCCCTCATCTGGCACTTTACAGGTTTCTTGCTGTGTGAAGAGCATAGGAGGCTGCTTTAAAACACTAACAAAGCATGTGGGTGGTATGGGATACCATTCTTCCTGTAGCATCAGTattagaatcagagaatcctaGAATTGCTAAAgtgggaaaagacctttagGATCATTAAATCCaactgccagcccagcagccccacatattcaccactaaaccatgtacTCAAGTGACATTTTCACACattttgaatacttccagggatggtgaatccaccacttccctggttagtctgttccaatgctggacaaccctttctgtgactttttttcctaatatctggTCTAAAactccctggcacaacttgaggtaatttccccttgtcctatcacttggTACCTGGAAGGCACAGTCCATGGGATGGCTGTAAGTGCAGAGCAATGCCTCAGTTCCCTCcattctgaatattttcatCACAGAAAGAATGGAATagcatatttttcctttatatgGTACAAGTCAACTGATTTACTCAGGATTAAAATTATACCTTCTTGGATGAACGAAGCGGCTGGTAGGGAAATATTCCATAACAGAAACATACACAAACTTCTGTGCCTGACTGATAATACTGATTATAGCATAGAGGTCATGGGTACGACCTGATGGACAAAATGCTGGAGGAGAAGCctgtaaagaagaaaacacagatatcAGTGATTTacatttggtttgtttgtttatttgtgttttgtaaGACTGACTCATTTATATTCAGATCTGtccagttttcatttaaataacaCAAAGCACTTGAGGTAGACCACTATCATTTTTCATGACTTTCATGTCCTGATAGGTCAGATACTTATTGATATAGTTATTGAGCCCACAGGTGATTAAAGGAGACCTGCACGCTGTCCCTGCCATACTACCTGACAGCCAATGCTGGGTCAATCCTTATTCTTTGAGTAGGTCCAGAGAAATCtgatgaaaaaattattatctAACTGGAACACAAGTAACTGAGAACTGCTGAAGAAACATTCCTGGCCAGTCCTTAAACATTGGTTACAGCCTACTATGTTACTTTTTAACAtacttacagaaaaataagcTTTTGTCAAGATTCCATTAAATTCTGCTTCAAGAGGCCGATGGCTGTTAATGTGGGTAGAATAATTAAGAGGCCAAGGGAATGGGATGGTAGCATTAGCATATCCGAGATCCCAGTAAGTACTAAATGTTTTCCAGAGGTCTTTGGCCAAGCCGCTGCAGTTGTATATCACAGCACCAAACTCCTTCACCTGCAAAGAGAGCAAACTATATCAAAgccccaggaggagccaccTCCAGGggtttctttgctgcttcttccaCTCAGTCAATATTCTACATCATTATAATTTCTCTCTGTTGTGTGCTGGAACACGAATTTTGCCCCAGATTTTTGAAtatgcagcagcagagcttaCCTGAGATAAAGACCTCCAATCCATGTTAGCACTACCAATATATATGTGTTTCATGTCTACTATCCAGAATTTGCTATGCAACACTCCTCCTGTCAAATGTCCAAAATCAATCTTTTTCACATGAGCCCCTGAAGAAAGATTGGGAcgggaaaaaaagagtttagaTAAAGCATGGAGATGGTTCCTCAACAGCAAGAACATGTCTGCATGTCTGACTTTTGCAGCTAGTAATAATTACCAAAATTCACAAGCTCCAATACATGGTACCACagtaacttgaaaaaaatatgcaaaatgtgAACTTTCAGAAAAATCCTTAAGGGTGTGACAACAGAACTCATGAAGTAGTGAACAGATAGTGCTTATCCTAAGACCCATGTCAGCACCGTGCCAGAACAGGCCTTGGAGACCCGTTTCCCTCAGATGCCTTTTACACAATACAGAAGCTCTGAGTGTATCACTGAAGGGAATTAATTACCTTTTTCCTCTAAAAGCTCAAGGTCTGTTGATTTTGTAGCCAAAGTTGGCATGCTTGCTGCAATATACACAGAGACATTCTCTGCAAGTAATCTCTCAAACCTCTTCAGAATATCTTCACCCTGTGTGGTACAttgttattttttacattttgttatAAAACATTTAGTAAGATATATGCAAGTACAGTATTACTGATGGGTGCTTCCTAAACAACCGCAATGCAAGGAAACTCAGAAATTTCACCCATTTAAGGAATGTTTCAAGTAcagaaaaaagggaacaaaTATTCTGATCCAATGTACAGAtcaaagtattttctgtcatttaatGTTATTAGATACACGGTTTAAAAGTATGACCACAAACATCCTAGATTTCAATGGTGAATGTCCCAGTACAGATCAGATGCTGGATTCTGATGCTCAGCAGATACTTGGGGTCATCTTTGCCTAAGGATAAAGGTGACAAGAGAATGTCCTACACTGAGCTGTCCCTTCTCAGAGACAGGACTTAGCCTTAGATCTGTGACTTTTGCTTCTCATGTGGAGTTAATGACTTATTTTATACCTCCAGAAACACCTGGGGAGGAAGACAAGTAGAGCAGTCCCAGAGAGTCCATGTTGACAGTGTGGAAGGTGTACCAGGATGGAGGCAGAGGCTGAACCCACAGAAATAACCTGGCCAGCATCTGGTCATCAGCAAACAGCACAATTCCCAGCACAACTAAGCCTGCCTGAAACAGGGTGGCTTTGTCCCTTATGTTTTTCAGAACAGTCCCCCAGACCCTACTCACATTGCCTGGGAGAATGCTAGCTGCCACAGGCAAAAGTGGAGCCAAGGGACAAT contains the following coding sequences:
- the PLD4 gene encoding 5'-3' exonuclease PLD4, whose translation is MIVKKALKTSQRFNESSNMKLGVNNQKDVKTFQILGAILMLGVVVLMAVYLMEVDSTVDPNGEVTVVSIYKELEDEELYRYLPQTTITEEDTIRSNESCSIDLVENVPYDLPFEINSTAAKPLYQAWMRLLDLAQEKIHVASYYWSLTGKDISVNDSSSKQGEDILKRFERLLAENVSVYIAASMPTLATKSTDLELLEEKGAHVKKIDFGHLTGGVLHSKFWIVDMKHIYIGSANMDWRSLSQVKEFGAVIYNCSGLAKDLWKTFSTYWDLGYANATIPFPWPLNYSTHINSHRPLEAEFNGILTKAYFSASPPAFCPSGRTHDLYAIISIISQAQKFVYVSVMEYFPTSRFVHPRRYWPAIDNALRRAAFNHGVQVRLLASCWTYSDPAMLNYLRSLRALNNPHVHISVDVKLFIVPVLNHTNIPHGRVNHNKYMVTDKVAYIGTSNWSEDYFINTAGVGLIIKQNSTNLQKSQLPVQEQLKNLFERDWNSKYAVKLEDVQGQKDCNWSGRL